AGCCCGCGCATCGTCCTTAATTCCGGTGCAAAGAGTGAAAAGTATGTCCGAGGGTATTATCCCGAACTGCCTGTACAGGCATTTATTCATTACGGAAACTTCATTGGAGATACGATAAAGATTGCCGCAGATTTGGAAATCAAAGCGGTGACTTTGGGTATCATGATAGGAAAAGCCGTGAAGTTGGCAGAAGGCAATCTGGATACGCACAGCAAACAGGTGACGATGAATAAGGATTTCCTACGTGAAGTAGCACTTTCTACCGGATGCGGCGGGGAAACACTTGCTGTTATCGAAAAGATAACATTAGCCCGTGAGTTATGGACATTGCTCTCTGCTGAAGATTTGCAAGCTTTTTGTTCCCGTTTACTCGAACTGTGTCATCAATATTGTGACCCGTTGCTACCTGAAGGAGAGCTAACGATTCTGCTCATCAGCGAAGAAGGGAAAATAATTACATAGAATAAAAAAACAAGTTTTACATGTAGTCTATCAGACTGAAAGTCCTACGCTATATAATAAAAGCCCTTCAGGTTATATGCGAAACTTAAATTAAAAACCTCAAATATGAAACACCCTCAAATAATCCTCGTCACCGGTGCTTCTTCCGGTTTTGGAAGAGTCATTGCTACGCAGTTGGCTGCACAAGGGCATATCGTTTATGGCTCCAGTCGGAAAGCAGTATCCGATAATCCCGGCTTCACAATGTTGCAATTGGATATTACTGATCCTGCATCAGTATCCAATGCCATATCGACAATTCTGAAAGAGCAAGGTAGCATTGATGTACTTGTCAACAATGCCGGGATGGGTATCAGCGGAGCTATCGAACTCACTACCGAGGAAGAGATACAGCGCCAGATGAATACGAATTTTACGGGTGCCGTCCGTATGTGTGCAGCAGTACTGCCTTTCATGCGCGAAGCCGGACACGGACGAATCATAAATATCAGTTCCATTGCAGGCGTCCTTGCCGTTCCCTTTCAGGCTTTCTACAGTGCATCAAAGTTTGCGATTGAAGGATATAGTGAAGCACTTTACCAGGAAGTAAAACCACTGGGTATACAAGTTTGCGTAGTCGAACCGGGAGATTTCCAAACTGGTTTCACAGCGCAGCGGCAAGTGAGCCAGACCACTCTCTCCCATCCACAATACGAAGAGAGTTTTGCAAAAGCCATGCAAAATGTAGAGTTGTCTGAAAACAATGGTTGCCGACCGGAAAAGTTAGGCAAAGCAATCTGCAAACTGGTAAATAGCCGCCGCCCTACTTTCCGCACAAAGGTCGGTCCGTGGGAGCAAGTATTCTTTGCCCGCATCAAACCTATGCTGCCGTTTAGTCTGGTAGATTGGCTGATCAGGAAATTCTATTAATTAGCTGTGTAGCTCATCCCCTTTGGGCAAAACTTTATAGAATAACATTTTGTGTGTTCTTTCCAAAACACTACCTTTGTGGCATACCCATTCAAAAAGGAGGATGTATGACAACTTTTGAATTAAAACGTAGTATTTTACAATATATCAACGCATTGATGGATGATGAAGCGGCGATGCGCCGTATAAGTCGTTATATACGTCGTTTGCGTAATTCTACATCAACAAAAGATGTAGCACATGAAGACATGATTCCGTATACAATGGATGAATTACATGAGTGAATTGATAAAGCAGAAAAAGCGATCATCGAAGGAAATGTAATTGATTCTAAAACAGAAGACGCCCAATTAGCAGATTTCATGCGCACACTATGAAAATAAAGACTTATCCTGAAACTACTCAGGAGCTACGCAAGATTGCCGCTTTTTGTAAACAGCAATGGAGCATTGAGATTGCACACAGGTTGATTGAAACCTATCAGAGAAACAAAAAACGTCTTTCTTCCAATTCTTATATGGCTCCAATAGAGCCTTTATTAGTAAATCGGGAGTATGTTTACCGAGGATTACTCATTCATAAATATTGTAAGGTAATATATCGCATAGATGAAACTGCGGGCATAATTTATATCGTAGATGTATGGGATACCCGTCGTGAGCCCCACGAAATATAGCACAACCACTCGTAACCCGTAGCTTGTAGCTCGTAGCTTATAATATTCCCCCAACAGGAATTGTATGTAATCATATAATTTATATCTTTGCGAGCAAATAAACATCAACCCCTTACAAGGTTCAAGTAATGAAACAGACTATTCTCACTATTTTCTTTGCAATCATAGCATTGGGAGCAAGTGCCCAATCCCCTATCTCCTTTCAGGTAAAAGCCGGAGTCGGTACCTCCAACTTCTATGGAGAAAATGTAGAAAGTGATACACGTATCGCCTACAAAGTAGGTGTCGGCATGAACTATGAGCTCAACCGCACATGGGTGTTTCAACCATCACTGAACTTCGTATCAATAGGTGCCCGTGAAGAAGTGGAATACGTAGGCAAAGTGAATATGAACGAGTTGTATATCCAGCTCCCCATCATGATGGCCGCCCGCCTCAACCTTGGAAAGAATTACAGTGCTTCCTTGAGTGCCGGCCCGTATATTGCCTATGGCGTAGGCGGAAAGACATCCGGCGAGATGGAGGAATATGATTACAGTAGTGAATACAATCCTAACAGAAGCTACAGATTCCGTATAGATACTTTCGGTAACCGGATAGATGACAAAATGGGAAACAAACGCTTTGACGCCGGCCTTATGTTCGGCCTCAACATCGAATATCACAAATTCATATTCGGAGCAGAACTTCAATTAGGAATGATCAAGGTAAACGACCAGCTGGATAATCTATTGCAATCATCCGGCATTGAGAAATTCTCTCCCAAGAATCTCGCTTCGTTCTTCACCGTAGGATACCGTTTCTGATTTACAACTGCTCCGCCTGCTTTCGTTTCATTTCATTCAGTACACTGCATGTCAACGGTATGGCAAGAATGAACGTAAGAAGGTCAGCAACAGCCTGACACATTTCCACACCCTGCAAACCCAGATAATGAGACAGGATAAAAATCAGCGGAATAAAGAACAATCCTTGGCGGGCAGAAGAAATAATGGTAGCCTTTACCGGTTTACGAATCGTCTGCAACATCATATTACTCATCACAATCCATGAACCCAACGGAAAAGTAATGAACTGCCAACGCAAGGCAGCAGCACCTACTGCAATTACATCCGGGTCTCCCTTACGGAACAGAGAAACAATCTCTTCTGCAAATCCCATGCCTGCCAGCGCACACACCAGTAAGAAAATGAATCCCACCTTTACACAAAACCAGAATCCCTGACGAACACGCGCATACAATCCTGCACCATAATTGAAACCGCATACCGGCTGAAAACCTTGCCCAAAACCTATCAGAAATGCATTAATGAACATTGCGATACGGGTAACAATAGACATGCCCGCAATAGCCGCATCTCCATAAGCCCCGGCAGCCACATTCAGCAAAATAGTAGCTACACTCGCCAGCCCCTGACGGGCAAGCGAAGGAGTACCACCACCGATAATTTCCTTTATGAAAGCCAGTGAGGGCGTGAAGTTCTTGAAACGGATACGGATATTGCCTCCCTTTCTACCCATATACAACAACAGGGAGAAGCTACATATCTGACTGATGACTGTAGCCAGCGCAGCACCCGATATCCCCATATCAAAAACAAAAATCAAGATAGGGTCCAGTATCACATTAATCACCGCACCCGATACGATTCCTACCATCGCATACGCTGCATTTCCTTGGAAACGAATCTGATTGTTCAGTACTAACGAAGCAGTCATGAAAGGGGCACCCAGCAATATGATGCCTAGGTATTTCTCCGTATAAGGCAGGATAGTAGGTGTAGAACCCAATGCTAACGACAACGGGGTAAGGAAGATAAGTCCCACTACTGCCAGAAATATACCCATAAACAATGCCCAGAAGAAACCGGTAGCCGCCATCTTCTCTGCATTCCCAGTCTCCTGCGCACCGAGTTTCCGCGAAATATAGTTCCCCGAACCATGTCCGAAGAAAAAGCCCACCGCCTGAATAATGGACATGACTGAGAACACAATACCTACAGCCGCCGTCGACTGAGTATTGATCTTCCCCACAAAGTACGTATCCGCCATATTATAGAATGACGTAACCAACATACTGATAATCGTAGGTACAGCCAATGATACTATCAGACGGGGCACCGGGGTGGTAGTCAGATAGAGATAATTATCTTTTGTCGAATGTCTCATAGAATTTTCACAATCTCTGCAAGCAGTTCACCAATGGTTTGCACAGTCACCGCTTCGCCGTTTACCGAGTGTAGTACAAAAGTACCGTCCCCTTTCAAATCTCCCGTTTCAATATAAACGTCCGACTCCACGTTTCGGTTTGCCAGAATACCATTTCTTTGCAAAGCTTTCCGCACCATAGCGTATTTTTGTCCGTGCCCGACAATACGGATATGGGAAGTATACTCATTGTTCACCCGGAATAATCCTGTCTCCAGATCAAACACAATTCCTTTACGGGCAAAGAAACCACTGAGGGTTCCATCCAGTGAAAGGTCTTCGGGAGTTCCGATAGTCACCCCGTTCACCTTATCCATCAACCAGATTTTATCCGCAATCTGCAAGGCAAGTTCCAGGTCATGTGTAGACAGGAAAATAGTCTTATCCGTCTGCCGGCTCAGCTGATGGAGCAATTGCATCATTTCCACTTTACTCGGGAAATCAAGAAAGGCAGTGGGCTCATCCAGGAAAATCACCGGAGTTTCCTGAGCCAGTGCCTTGGCAATCATCACTTTTTGTCGTTCACCATCACTCAGTGTATGTACCATGCGATGTGCCAAGTGAGATATTCCGACCAGGTTGATAGCATGATCCACTACCTCTTTATCTTCTTTGGAGAGTGTTCCCCAGAAACCGGTATATGGACTGCGTCCCAGACCGATAAGTTCCACAGAAGTCATATTGCGGATGTCGCACTTTTCAGTCAGGACTACACTGATCACTTTTGAAAGCTGTTTGTCCGTATAAGAGCCAATCTCTTTTCCCTGTATACGTATTTCACCGGATAACTTCGGTTGAAATGCAGAAAGTGTACGCAACAATGTAGACTTCCCCACCCCGTTGGCACCCAGCAGACAAGTCAACTCCCCACTATTGATTCCGGCACAAATATCGCTTGCCACGACTTTCACATCTCCTTTACCAGGATAGCCAATGGATAGTTTCTCAATATGTATAGTTTCCTGTTTCAAGACCTCTTTATTTTCAATTCTCAATTATTCTTCCAGTTCCCCTTTACGCTTCCTGAAGAGCACAGATGCCACCACCGGAGCACCTACCAAAGCTGTCACCGAGTTCACCGGCAAAGCTCCTTCAAATCCCGGCATGCGGGCTATGAGGTTACACACCAACGCCAACGAAGCCCCTACCAACAAAGTGGCAGGCATCAGTATCCGATGGTCGGATGTATGGAATATAGCCCGGCAAAGATGGGGAACAGCCAGACCGATAAACATAATCGGACCGCAATATGCCGTCACAATCGCTACCAGTACACCTGAACAGGAGATCACCAACAGGCGTGCCCGCTTGATGTTCAGCCCCAGATTCCGGGCATATCCATCGCCCAGCAGCAACAAGTTCATCGTCTTTATCAGCAGAAACGAGAGTGGCAACAAGACCACCATGATACAGACAAACAGTATCATCTGATCCCCCGACACACGGGCAAAAC
The nucleotide sequence above comes from Bacteroides intestinalis DSM 17393. Encoded proteins:
- the kdsR gene encoding 3-ketodihydrosphingosine reductase, with translation MKHPQIILVTGASSGFGRVIATQLAAQGHIVYGSSRKAVSDNPGFTMLQLDITDPASVSNAISTILKEQGSIDVLVNNAGMGISGAIELTTEEEIQRQMNTNFTGAVRMCAAVLPFMREAGHGRIINISSIAGVLAVPFQAFYSASKFAIEGYSEALYQEVKPLGIQVCVVEPGDFQTGFTAQRQVSQTTLSHPQYEESFAKAMQNVELSENNGCRPEKLGKAICKLVNSRRPTFRTKVGPWEQVFFARIKPMLPFSLVDWLIRKFY
- a CDS encoding type II toxin-antitoxin system RelE/ParE family toxin; the protein is MKIKTYPETTQELRKIAAFCKQQWSIEIAHRLIETYQRNKKRLSSNSYMAPIEPLLVNREYVYRGLLIHKYCKVIYRIDETAGIIYIVDVWDTRREPHEI
- a CDS encoding porin family protein; the protein is MKQTILTIFFAIIALGASAQSPISFQVKAGVGTSNFYGENVESDTRIAYKVGVGMNYELNRTWVFQPSLNFVSIGAREEVEYVGKVNMNELYIQLPIMMAARLNLGKNYSASLSAGPYIAYGVGGKTSGEMEEYDYSSEYNPNRSYRFRIDTFGNRIDDKMGNKRFDAGLMFGLNIEYHKFIFGAELQLGMIKVNDQLDNLLQSSGIEKFSPKNLASFFTVGYRF
- a CDS encoding MATE family efflux transporter gives rise to the protein MRHSTKDNYLYLTTTPVPRLIVSLAVPTIISMLVTSFYNMADTYFVGKINTQSTAAVGIVFSVMSIIQAVGFFFGHGSGNYISRKLGAQETGNAEKMAATGFFWALFMGIFLAVVGLIFLTPLSLALGSTPTILPYTEKYLGIILLGAPFMTASLVLNNQIRFQGNAAYAMVGIVSGAVINVILDPILIFVFDMGISGAALATVISQICSFSLLLYMGRKGGNIRIRFKNFTPSLAFIKEIIGGGTPSLARQGLASVATILLNVAAGAYGDAAIAGMSIVTRIAMFINAFLIGFGQGFQPVCGFNYGAGLYARVRQGFWFCVKVGFIFLLVCALAGMGFAEEIVSLFRKGDPDVIAVGAAALRWQFITFPLGSWIVMSNMMLQTIRKPVKATIISSARQGLFFIPLIFILSHYLGLQGVEMCQAVADLLTFILAIPLTCSVLNEMKRKQAEQL
- a CDS encoding ABC transporter ATP-binding protein, with the protein product MKQETIHIEKLSIGYPGKGDVKVVASDICAGINSGELTCLLGANGVGKSTLLRTLSAFQPKLSGEIRIQGKEIGSYTDKQLSKVISVVLTEKCDIRNMTSVELIGLGRSPYTGFWGTLSKEDKEVVDHAINLVGISHLAHRMVHTLSDGERQKVMIAKALAQETPVIFLDEPTAFLDFPSKVEMMQLLHQLSRQTDKTIFLSTHDLELALQIADKIWLMDKVNGVTIGTPEDLSLDGTLSGFFARKGIVFDLETGLFRVNNEYTSHIRIVGHGQKYAMVRKALQRNGILANRNVESDVYIETGDLKGDGTFVLHSVNGEAVTVQTIGELLAEIVKIL